In a single window of the Necator americanus strain Aroian chromosome X, whole genome shotgun sequence genome:
- a CDS encoding hypothetical protein (NECATOR_CHRX.G21962.T1) — MGIEPRCEILYAGVGRVPQSRNSVRWGWTGPTESKCCRMGWDESQVEILDNGAGRVPQSRSAVYWGRTGTTASKFSTLGWYESQRVEILFTGVGRVPQSRNSVHVGVGRVPQSRNAVEWGGTSPTESKCRILG, encoded by the coding sequence atgGGTATAGAGCCGAGGTGCGAAATTCTCTacgctggggttggacgggtcccacagagtcgaaattctgtacgatggggttggacgggtcccacagagtcgaaatgctgtagaatggggtgggacgagTCTCAAGTCGAAATTCTGGACAATGGGGCTGGACGTGTGCCACAGAGTCGAAGTGCCGTATactggggtaggacgggtacCACAGCGTCAAAATTCTCTAcactggggtggtacgagtctcaaagagtcgaaattctcttcactggggttggacgggtcccacagagtagaaattctgtacacGTTGGGGTTGGacgagtcccacagagtcgaaatgctgtggaatggggtggtacgagtcccacagagtcgaagtgCCGTATactggggtag